The following proteins are co-located in the Rhodococcus opacus B4 genome:
- a CDS encoding DUF4193 domain-containing protein: MATDYDAPRVTVDDELAADSLEELKTRRNDSQSSVVDVEETDTAESFELPGADLSGEELTVRVVPKRADEFTCSSCFLVHHRSRLASEEGGQLICRDCA, from the coding sequence ATGGCAACCGACTACGACGCACCACGGGTTACCGTCGACGACGAACTCGCCGCGGACTCGCTCGAAGAACTGAAGACACGGAGGAACGACTCGCAGTCGTCCGTCGTCGACGTCGAGGAGACCGACACGGCGGAGTCCTTCGAACTGCCCGGCGCCGACCTGTCCGGTGAGGAACTCACGGTCCGCGTCGTCCCGAAGAGGGCCGACGAATTCACCTGCAGCAGTTGCTTCCTGGTCCATCATCGTTCGCGTCTCGCGTCCGAAGAGGGCGGGCAGCTGATCTGCCGCGACTGCGCATAG
- a CDS encoding iron-siderophore ABC transporter substrate-binding protein, with protein sequence MWMRTLDRRKFLTVSAGVGLAVVTAACSSGTAADTEGATRTVTHKKGTTEVPDNPQRIVTVGYSDQDILLAFGRTPVGVTDWYGDYPDATWPWAQDALGGAHPEVFNRGQFTGKANFAYEEIAKLGPDLILALYIDVDDDAYQRLSAIAPTVTTSPDYPDFGMPWQDAVRIVGTTLGEDEKANQLVAGVDDLVAQQRAAHPEFEGKTVAVAELGDAGSFYVRSPNDPRSRLMTSLGFVVPEQIAQLAGDQDAFTISKEQFDIVDVDVLVWNVGSSPGAEAKITADPVYQSLPVAKAGRAVFVDDPTASGALTWGTVLSLPYAVEALVPKLAEAAAKPA encoded by the coding sequence ATGTGGATGCGAACGCTCGACCGCCGCAAGTTCCTGACCGTGAGTGCCGGGGTCGGCCTGGCCGTCGTCACCGCAGCGTGTTCCTCGGGAACCGCAGCGGACACCGAAGGCGCCACCCGGACGGTGACGCACAAGAAGGGAACGACCGAAGTCCCGGACAACCCCCAGCGGATCGTCACCGTCGGCTACTCCGACCAGGACATTCTCCTCGCGTTCGGACGCACGCCGGTCGGCGTCACCGACTGGTACGGCGACTACCCGGACGCCACCTGGCCGTGGGCCCAGGACGCGCTCGGCGGGGCGCACCCCGAAGTCTTCAACCGCGGTCAGTTCACCGGTAAGGCGAACTTCGCGTACGAGGAGATCGCGAAGCTCGGCCCCGACCTGATCCTCGCGTTATACATCGACGTCGACGACGACGCATATCAACGGCTCTCGGCGATCGCCCCCACCGTCACGACGTCGCCGGACTACCCCGATTTCGGCATGCCGTGGCAGGACGCCGTCCGGATCGTCGGCACCACCCTCGGCGAGGACGAGAAGGCGAACCAACTCGTCGCCGGTGTGGACGACCTGGTGGCGCAGCAACGCGCCGCCCACCCCGAATTCGAGGGCAAGACGGTCGCGGTCGCCGAACTGGGCGACGCCGGATCGTTCTACGTCCGGTCCCCGAACGACCCGCGCTCACGCCTGATGACGTCGCTCGGGTTCGTCGTCCCGGAGCAGATCGCGCAACTCGCAGGCGATCAGGACGCGTTCACCATCAGCAAGGAACAGTTCGACATCGTCGACGTCGACGTCCTCGTCTGGAACGTGGGCAGCAGTCCCGGCGCCGAAGCGAAGATCACCGCCGACCCCGTCTATCAGTCGCTACCGGTGGCGAAGGCGGGGCGGGCAGTGTTCGTCGACGACCCCACCGCCTCCGGCGCGCTCACCTGGGGCACCGTCCTCAGCCTCCCGTACGCCGTCGAGGCGCTCGTGCCGAAACTGGCGGAGGCCGCCGCCAAACCGGCCTGA